The DNA region TGTAAGAACTCTGTGCCAGGTaagtacaaagaacaaatatatatatatatatatatatatatatatatatatatgttgcttATTATAAGTCACAGTATCAATATAGTGTCAATATTCAATTTATAGAGTCCCTGTGAGGCAACAAAAGAGAACACCCTGGTATGTTTTCTTCATGCCTTTGTCCATTACAGCCTGATTCCTTCACACTTTTTTATTAATGGTGGAAACTTTTTACCATACAAGTAAGTGCAGAGAATAGTATTATAAAACTCAGGTACCAGCTCCAATAATTACTGACATATGACGAATATTTTTTACCTTGTCTGccgttttttattcttttttggtaGAGTGTTTTGAAGCTAATTAAAGGCATCATACCAATTAATCTTAAAATACTTCATGATGGAGATATAAATTTGTGCATGATTACCATATCATGTCACACCTAGgaacattaataataatatccCAGAAAGCAGGTTGTCAAATGGCCTTTTCAATTTGACCAGCTCCCAGAACCCTAACATTCTCTATTGCAGACAAACTGGTGGTTTCAGTTGTTGACATTGTAGACCAAGCTGCGATGACAGCCCTCATAACTGACCCACAGCCCCTCCCATCCCAGCAGGTTCTCAGCCTGCCTTCTGCCTGGAGCCTCATTACACGGGTCCCTGCGGGGCCTGGAAGGTCAGGTACTTCTACAACGCCAAGTCTGGACAGTGCGACATCTTTGTATATGGCGGCTGCTTTGCGAAGAAGAACAACTTCCTGACAGCAGAGGACTGCGTGAAGACCTGCGGTGGTCATGTGGGGACGCACGGGTAAGAAAGGGGGCaggacagggtgggaggggaagggctGAGCAAAAGAGGTAGAGCTCAGGGGGCCACCCACCATTCACACCTGCACAGTATCTTTCCCCTTCGCTGCCTCCCAGGAGAAGTGGCTGCAGTGTCCTGTGAAACCACACACTGAGTACATCCTCCACGGGCCAGCTTGGCAGAAGGTCACCCCTAGAAGCCCCGTCATGAGAACCTGAGCTTCCTCACAAGCTCCCCTTTTTTCAGATGGGAACACTGAGTCAGCCACCCTACAGAGCATGTCCGAAGTTCTCCTGAGCACCCCACCTAGGCTTGAAAAactcacttctttctttttggtcATTCTGGTCCTGGGTGGACAGTGGTTGCATATTTCTGGGAAAGCCTAGGATCTGTCAAGGTCACCGGTGTCCAGGTCTGGGGCTTCAGAGATGTCAATCAgcaagttcctttctttttgcagAGGACCTGCGAACTTTACCACCCCGAAACTCTGAAGTCCGAGGAGGAGCCACGCGGGGCTGGGCTGTGGCTGCTTCTGAAACACTGTGGTCTCTTCTGAGTCCGTCTCATCCCCCCCCCCTCAGCAGAACCCTGGCTCTCTCCTTCCCAACATGGGTCTACTTGCCTTAGTTCTGTCTCATCCAGTGGATTCTAAGCACCATGAGAGCAAGTCTTCCCTTTATCCCTGGCACTTAGCACAGGTCCTGGCATAAAGGAGACGGTCCATAATTatttgaggaaggaaggaatgaatttAGGAGCACATTCCTCATGTCAGCATTCTTGTCTCAAGCCACATCCTCACTGCATCCTTACcttcatcccccaccccaccatcaCTGCTCTCCTTGTGGGTGGCCAAGGTGGAAATTCTGGCATCCAGTTCTCAGCATCAGTGGTGGCAGAGGTCTTTTCAATAAAGAAGTCCCTTTCCCTCACAGTGATGTTGTACATTTTCCTTCTGTGGCTTCAAACAGTCTTgcttatatttcaataaattcatATTCAAATTAAACTAACTGGAGTGGATTCTGTGGTTTGCCCCTAAGAACCTTCACCACTAGGGTCCACGGAGATGCTGGTCCTTCTCACTATTCTGCAGAGCAGCGGGCAACTCCCCTTTTCCTGTCCTCAGATTGGGCCCTGCCAGGTATAGGAAGCACACCCATTACAGCACCATCTACCTCTTAATGGCCACCCCAAGCTACACAAAAACCCGGGTGAGAGACACCTCAACATGAAAGCCTACTTTCTTTACTTCTTGGGCCAGGTCAAATTTGGGTATAGATGTTGTTCTCCTGGACTCTcagaagaacaaagaaaggagCATGAGACTCAGTTGTCCATTTGCAGTAGGAATccccttgcctgaggtcacatgtGGGGAGGGGGCTTCTTACTTCAGTTAAAGAAGGGCAACTACCCTTTTAGTGTGCCTGGCTCTGTGCTAGCATTTTGCCTGCATTCTTCTATTAATCATCCTAAGAATCCTTCAAGGGAGGAAATGGTGACACGGAGATGTCACTGAGCTGCTGTATGAGTTTCGTAACACAGCAGGTCCCAGCTCTCCCAAGTAGAGCGACTTTGACAATGTTTTCATGCTCCTGCCTCTGGGAGGATGTGGGATGGAGGCACCTTTGGAGAACCGAGAGTATCTGCTTCACTACAGACGAGGAAAGTGAGGCATGGGGACCACAACAAGCATAGTATTTAAATAAAGACGAACGCAGATGGTGCTGATTCTGTTACTCACTTTCTTATAGTCTTGGGCAAATTTCCCAACATCTCTGAGCTTTACtttctttaattataaaataaggataatgctTGTACTTTTTAACTAACCAGAGACGACTAGAAACACTCCCTTTCCTAGTTGAACTAGTTGGGTTTATTATTCACTGCAGCAAGGAATAGGAATCACCTTTGAAACAATATGATGTCTCAGTAAGAGAAAGTTAGATAGAACTTATAGGATGTGGGCTTGTGTTAGGTGATTTGGTTGGCGGGGGTGTGTGTTTCAGGAAGCTGACTCTGCTCTGGATGGATGCTCTCAGGAAGTGGGGCAGTTCTCTGAATGGGTATCTTAACTCTAAGAAGGGAAGACTAGATAGAGGTTAGAGCTGTACTTGTTAAAGAAGTAGCAGTCACTCAATACAGGGGGATGCTTGGAAAATTTGGTGGTTTGTATAATTTACCTCTTTtttgatactgtgatttataatattgATACTGTGACTTATAATAATATAGTGTCACAGTATCAACTATATTGACACTGTGACACTATATCGATACTGTGACTTCTAATTTGTTCTTTGTAatttcctggcacagagttctTACAAACCTTGCTATTTCTTACGTGCTGAAATCAATAAAAGTGCCTTTTGTTATGTGAAGTAGTTGACTTTTGGGAAGACCCTAGTACCCCAGAATAGGCtctggttgccaggggaaacCACTGCCTGACAGGAGGGTTGCAACTTTCATTCCTACCCTCTCCCTCATGGCCTCCCATCCACAGTTCAGCCCGACCCCCAACCTCAGGGATCGGAGAGGAGCTGGAGGTTGAAAAATCACCAATGGCTAATGATTTAATGCATCATGACTagataatgaagcctccatagaAACCTCAACAGAGGAAAAGATTCATGTTATTCAAAAGGACTGGCATCGACCCAGGGAACAGCAGATGTACTCGTTCCATCATTGCTCACCTGGACCCCTGCAGCAGCCTGCTCCCTGGGCCTCTGTCTCTGCCCTTGGTCCCCTAGAGGCCACTCTCCGCACTGCAGCCACAGGGATCCTATCCCATTGCTCCCATGACCAGTCCCTCAGTGACTCCCCATCTCTCTCAGAGTCAAACTCCGATTCTCATCCTACAAGGCTGGTCAGAACCTGTCCCCATGGCCTCTTTGGTCtcatcccttcccctctcctcccctcccacccactcAGCTCCAGCCATCCTGGTAATTGCTGTTGCTGGTTCACATGTTCATGTGAACCACATGTTCACAAGGCATGTTCTTTCTGCAGTCTCT from Mesoplodon densirostris isolate mMesDen1 chromosome 16, mMesDen1 primary haplotype, whole genome shotgun sequence includes:
- the LOC132476010 gene encoding serum basic protease inhibitor-like encodes the protein MSRLCLSIALLVLLGTLVDGTPGGKHKSHARGSQPAFCLEPHYTGPCGAWKVRYFYNAKSGQCDIFVYGGCFAKKNNFLTAEDCVKTCGGHVGTHGWEH